Proteins from a single region of Budorcas taxicolor isolate Tak-1 chromosome 7, Takin1.1, whole genome shotgun sequence:
- the LOC128051740 gene encoding protocadherin alpha-3-like, translating into MVLSWREGQGDCRLLLSVMFLLFWEAGSGQVHYWVSEEAKHGTFVGRITQDLGLELEELVPRLFRVASKDRGDLLEVNLQNGILFVNSRIDREELCGPRAECSIHLEVIVDRPLQVFHVEVEVKDINDNPPVFPMAVKNLFIYESRPPGSRIPLEGASDADIGANSLLTYRLNSNEYFTLDVKRNDEELKSLGLVLKKLLNREDTPEHHLLITAVDGGKPELTGTTQLKITVLDVNDNAPEFESTIYKVKLFENAPNGTLVVTVNASDSDEGINKDIVYSFNTDTSADTLSKFHLDPVNGYIIVKGDIDFELTKLYEIQVEATDKGTPPMADHCTVLVEILDTNDNVPELVIKSLSLPILEDAPVGTVIALISVSDLDSGANGQVTCTLTHHVPFKLLSTFKNYYSLVLDSVLDRESVANYEVVVTARDGGSPSLSATASVSVEVADVNDNAPAFAQPEYTVFVKENNPPGRHIFTVSARDADAQENALVSYSLVERRVGERALSSYLSVHAESGKVYALQPLDHEELELLQFQVSARDAGVPPLGSNVTLQVFVLDENDNAPALLPPGPGGGPSALSQVVLRSVDPGHVVAKVRAVDADSGYNAWLSYELQLAAGGASSPFRVGLYTGEISTTRALDEADAPRQRLLVLVKDHGEPALTATATVLLSLEDSGQAPKASSRALSGASEAEAVLVDVNVYLIIAICAVSSLLVLTLMLYTALRCSAPPSEGACGPVKRRLVCSSAVGSWSYSRERRQKVCSGEGPPKTDLMAFSPSLPPGPISGDREEQLDVETDLPAKVSNFKKSFQRCLCS; encoded by the coding sequence ATGGTACTTTCCTGGAGAGAAGGTCAGGGAGACTGCCGACTACTGCTTTCGGTAATGTTTCTTCTATTCTGGGAGGCCGGGAGCGGCCAGGTCCACTACTGGGTCTCCGAGGAGGCCAAACACGGCACTTTCGTGGGCCGCATCACGCAGGACCTGGGactggagctggaggagctggTGCCGCGCTTGTTCAGGGTGGCGTCCAAGGACCGCGGGGATCTTCTGGAGGTAAATCTGCAGAATGGCATTTTGTTTGTGAATTCTCGGATCGACAGGGAGGAGCTGTGCGGGCCGAGGGCGGAATGCAGCATCCACCTGGAGGTGATCGTGGACCGGCCGCTGCAGGTGTTCCAtgtggaggtggaggtgaaggACATTAACGACAACCCACCGGTTTTTCCAATGGCagtaaaaaatttgtttatttatgaatCCCGGCCGCCTGGTTCTCGGATTCCGCTAGAGGGCGCATCAGATGCAGATATCGGAGCTAATTCTTTATTAACTTACAGGCTTAACTCCAATGAATATTTTACCTTGGatgtaaaaagaaatgatgaggaACTTAAATCCCTTGGACTTGTGCTGAAAAAACTTCTAAATCGAGAGGACACTCCTGAGCATCACTTACTTATAACTGCAGTTGACGGTGGGAAACCAGAACTCACTGGTACTACTCAACTGAAGATCACCGTTCTAGATGTAAACGACAATGCTCCGGAGTTTGAGAGCACGATCTACAAAgtcaaattatttgaaaatgcaCCAAATGGTACCCTAGTAGTGACTGTTAACGCCTCTGATTCGGATGAAGGAATAAATAAGGACATTGTGTATTCTTTCAATACAGACACATCAGCAGATACTCTGTCGAAATTCCATTTAGATCCCGTTAATGGATACATCATTGTAAAGGGTGACATAGATTTTGAGTTAACTAAGTTATATGAAATACAGGTAGAGGCAACAGATAAAGGAACTCCCCCAATGGCAGATCACTGCACGGTTCTAGTGGAAATTTTGGACACGAATGATAATGTACCCGAGTTGGTTATCAAATCACTCTCTTTACCTATATTAGAAGATGCTCCAGTCGGCACAGTCATCGCCCTGATCAGCGTGTCCGACCTCGATTCCGGTGCCAATGGGCAGGTGACCTGCACCTTAACTCATCATGTGCCCTTCAAGCTGCTGTCCACCTTCAAGAATTACTATTCATTAGTGTTGGACAGCGTCTTGGATCGCGAGAGCGTGGCGAACTATGAGGTAGTGGTGACCGCGAGGGACGGGGGCTCACCTTCGTTGTCGGCCACGGCCAGCGTGTCCGTGGAGGTGGCCGACGTGAACGACAACGCGCCCGCGTTCGCGCAGCCAGAGTATACGGTGTTCGTGAAAGAGAACAACCCGCCTGGCCGCCACATCTTCACCGTGTCGGCGCGAGACGCGGACGCGCAGGAGAACGCGCTGGTGTCCTACTCGCTGGTGGAGCGGCGGGTGGGTGAGCGCGCGCTGTCGAGCTACTTATCGGTGCACGCGGAGAGCGGCAAGGTGTACGCGCTGCAGCCGCTGGACCACGAGGAGCTGGAGCTGCTGCAGTTCCAGGTGAGCGCGCGCGACGCGGGCGTGCCGCCCCTAGGCAGCAACGTGACGCTGCAGGTGTTCGTGCTGGATGAGAACGACAACGCGCCTGCGCTACTGCCGCCCGGGCCAGGTGGAGGACCCAGCGCGCTGAGCCAGGTGGTACTGAGGTCCGTGGACCCGGGCCACGTGGTGGCGAAGGTGCGCGCGGTGGACGCCGACTCGGGCTACAACGCGTGGCTGTCGTACGAGCTGCAGCTGGCCGCGGGTGGCGCGAGCAGCCCGTTCCGCGTGGGGCTGTACACCGGCGAGATCAGCACGACGCGCGCCCTGGACGAGGCGGACGCGCCGCGCCAGCGCCTGCTGGTGCTGGTGAAAGACCACGGCGAGCCGGCGCTGACGGCCACGGCCACCGTGCTGCTGTCGCTGGAGGACAGCGGCCAGGCGCCCAAGGCCTCTTCACGGGCATTGTCTGGCGCCTCTGAAGCGGAGGCCGTTCTGGTGGATGTGAACGTGTACCTGATCATCGCCATCTGCGCGGTGTCCAGCCTGTTGGTGCTCACGCTGATGCTGTACACGGCGCTGCGGTGTTCGGCGCCGCCCAGCGAGGGTGCGTGCGGGCCGGTGAAGCGCAGGCTGGTGTGCTCCAGCGCGGTGGGGAGCTGGTCTTATTCACGGGAGAGGCGGCAGAAGGTGTGTTCTGGGGAGGGGCCGCCCAAGACCGACCTCATGGCCTTCAGTCCTAGTCTTCCACCTGGTCCCATTAGTGGAGACAGAGAAGAGCAGCTGGATGTAGAGACTGATCTTCCTGCCAAAgtgagtaattttaaaaaatcctttcaaaGATGTCTTTGTTCTTAA
- the LOC128051712 gene encoding protocadherin alpha-4-like → MEFSWGTGQEYRRLLLSLLFLAAWKAGSGQVRYSVLEEAKHGTFVGRIAQDLGLGLAELVPRLFRVSSKGRGDLLEVNLQNGILFVNSRIDREELCGQSAECSIHLEVIVDRPLQVFHVEVEVKDINDNPPVFPGTQKILFMAESRPLDSRFPLEGAADADIGANALLIYRLSTNEYFSLEKPSDEERVKRLGLVLRKPLDREEAPEISLVLTASDGGKPELTGTVQLLVRVLDANDNAPTFDKTLYEVKLLENVPNGTLVIKLNASDLDEGLNGNIIYSFSADILPIVKSKFYMDPITGEIMVKGYIDFEETKSYEVLVEGIDKGQPPLSGHCTVMVEVEDTNDNAPVMEFKFLSLPIREDAPLGTVIALISLSDLDSSVNGQVTCTLSPHVPFRLVSTFKNYYSLVLDSTLDREKVSVYKLVVTAQDGGLPSLSTTASVSVEVADVNDNAPTFPQPEYTVFVKENNPPGCHIFTVSARDADAQENALVSYSLVERRVGERALSSYLSVHAESGKVYALQPLDHEELELLQFQVSARDAGVPPLGSNVTLQVFVLDENDNAPALLPPGPGGGPSALSQVVARSVGAGHVVAKVRAVDADSGYNAWLSYELQPAAGGARSPFRVGLYTGEISTTRALDEADAPRQRLLVLVKDHGEPALTATATVLLSLEDSGQAPKASSRALSGAAEAETVLVDVNVYLIIAICAVSSLLVLTLMLYTALRCSAPPSEGACGPVKPRLVCSSAVGSWSYSRERRQRVCSEEGPPKTDLMAFSPSVPDSGDREDQQPATVDSLPKVSL, encoded by the coding sequence ATGGAGTTTTCCTGGGGAACTGGCCAGGAATACCGGCGTTTGCTGCTCTCACTTCTGTTCCTCGCAGCCTGGAAGGCCGGGAGCGGCCAGGTCCGCTACTCTGTCCTGGAAGAGGCCAAACACGGCACCTTTGTGGGCCGAATCGCTCAGGACCTGGGACTGGGGCTGGCGGAACTGGTGCCGCGCCTGTTTCGTGTGTCCTCCAAAGGCCGCGGGGACCTTCTGGAGGTAAATCTGCAGAATGGCATTTTGTTTGTGAATTCTCGGATCGACCGGGAGGAGCTGTGCGGGCAGAGTGCGGAGTGCAGCATCCACCTGGAGGTGATCGTGGACCGGCCGCTGCAGGTGTTCCAtgtggaggtggaggtgaaggACATTAACGACAATCCTCCTGTGTTCCCAGGAACACAAAAGATTCTGTTTATGGCTGAATCCAGGCCGCTTGACTCTCGATTTCCGCTAGAGGGCGCCGCTGATGCAGACATTGGGGCCAACGCTCTGCTGATTTACAGGCTGAGTACCAATGAATATTTCTCGTTGGAAAAACCGTCTGATGAGGAGCGGGTAAAACGTCTTGGGCTGGTATTAAGGAAACCTTTAGACAGAGAAGAAGCTCCGGAGATTTCTTTAGTGCTTACCGCCTCTGATGGCGGCAAACCTGAGCTGACTGGCACTGTTCAATTACTTGTCAGAGTGCTGGACGCCAACGACAACGCCCCAACTTTCGACAAAACACTCTATGAAGTGAAATTACTAGAAAACGTTCCTAACGGAACGTTGGTAATTAAACTTAACGCCTCAGATTTAGACGAAGGCTTGAATGggaatattatttattcattctcagCTGATATTTTACCCATTGTGAAATCCAAATTCTACATGGATCCAATTACTGGAGAAATTATGGTAAAGGGATATATTGATTTTGAAGAAACCAAATCCTATGAAGTTCTTGTAGAGGGCATTGATAAGGGGCAGCCGCCACTTTCTGGACATTGTACAGTTATGGTGGAAGTTGAAGACACCAATGATAATGCCCCGGTAATGGAATTCAAATTCTTGTCACTCCCAATTAGGGAAGACGCTCCACTGGGCACCGTCATCGCCTTGATAAGTTTGTCTGACCTCGACTCCAGTGTCAATGGGCAGGTGACTTGTACCCTATCGCCCCACGTCCCTTTCAGGCTGGTGTCCACATTCAAGAACTACTATTCACTCGTTTTGGACAGCACCTTGGATCGAGAGAAAGTGTCCGTCTATAAATTGGTGGTGACCGCTCAAGATGGGGGGTTGCCTTCCTTGTCCACCACAGCCAGTGTGTCCGTGGAGGTGGCCGACGTGAACGACAACGCGCCCACGTTCCCGCAGCCCGAGTACACGGTGTTCGTGAAGGAGAACAACCCGCCCGGCTGCCACATCTTCACCGTGTCGGCGCGAGACGCGGACGCGCAGGAGAACGCGCTGGTGTCCTACTCGCTGGTGGAGCGGCGGGTGGGCGAGCGCGCGCTGTCGAGCTACCTATCGGTGCACGCGGAGAGCGGCAAGGTGTACGCGCTGCAGCCGCTGGACCACGAGGAGCTGGAGCTGCTGCAGTTCCAGGTGAGCGCGCGCGACGCGGGCGTGCCGCCCCTAGGCAGCAACGTGACCCTGCAGGTGTTCGTGCTGGATGAGAACGACAACGCGCCTGCGCTACTGCCGCCCGGGCCAGGTGGAGGACCCAGCGCGCTGAGCCAGGTGGTGGCGCGTTCGGTGGGCGCGGGCCACGTGGTGGCGAAGGTGCGCGCGGTGGACGCCGACTCGGGCTACAACGCGTGGCTGTCGTACGAGCTGCAGCCGGCGGCGGGTGGCGCACGCAGCCCGTTCCGCGTGGGGCTGTACACCGGCGAGATCAGCACGACGCGCGCCCTGGACGAGGCGGACGCGCCGCGCCAGCGCCTGCTGGTGCTGGTGAAAGACCATGGCGAGCCGGCGCTGACGGCCACAGCCACCGTGCTGCTGTCGCTGGAGGACAGCGGCCAGGCGCCCAAGGCCTCTTCGCGGGCGTTGTCTGGCGCGGCTGAAGCGGAGACCGTTCTGGTGGATGTGAACGTGTACCTGATCATCGCCATCTGCGCGGTGTCCAGCCTTTTGGTGCTCACGCTGATGCTGTACACGGCGCTGCGGTGTTCGGCGCCGCCCAGCGAGGGCGCGTGCGGGCCGGTGAAGCCCAGGCTGGTGTGCTCCAGCGCGGTGGGGAGCTGGTCTTATTCGCGGGAGAGGCGGCAGAGGGTGTGCTCTGAAGAGGGGCCGCCCAAAACCGACCTCATGGCCTTCAGTCCCAGTGTTCCGGACTCTGGGGACAGGGAGGATCAGCAGCCAGCAACTGTGGATTCTCTTCCAAAGGTTAGTTTATAA
- the LOC128051025 gene encoding protocadherin alpha-5-like, with translation MVYSQRKSPGSQRLLLSILLLVAWESGSGQVHYSVSEEAKHGAFVGRIAQDLGLELAELVPRLFRTASKGRRDLLEVNLQNGILFVNSRIDREELCGRRAECSIHLEVIVDRPLQVFHVEVEVKDINDNPPRFFRQEQTLFILESRRADSRFPLEGASDMDIGRNAELRYKLQANEYFDLDVKKNEEETNFLELVLKKPVDREETQEHRLLLIAIDGGKPELTGTVQLLINVLDANDNAPEFDKSIYNVRLLENAPNGTLVIKLNASDADEGINKEIMYLFNNLVLDNVKSKFAINSNSGEITVTGKLDYEDCNLYEINIDAVDKSSFPLTGHCKVIVKLLDENDNIPEMVITSLSLPVQEDAPLGTVIALISLSDLDSGANGQVTCSVTPDVPFKLVSTFKNYYSLVLDSNLDRELLANYDVVLTARDGGLPALSTTTSVSVEVADVNDNVPAFTQPEYTVFVKENNPPGCHIFTVSARDADAQENALVSYSLVERRVGERALSSYVSVHAESGKVYALQPLDHEELELLQFQVSARDAGVPPLGSNVTLQVFVLDENDNAPALLPPGSGGGPSALSQVVVRSVGAGHVVAKVRAVDADSGYNAWLSYELQPAAGGASSPFRVGLYTGEISTTRALDEADAPRQRLLVLVKDHGEPALTATATVLLSLEDSGQAPKASSRALSGATGAEAALVDVNVYLIIAICAVSSLLVLTLMLYTALRCSAPPSEGACGPGKPRLVCSSAVESWSYSQERRQRVCSGEGPPKTDLMAFSPSLPQGPISTDTVSLKNLIEISRYI, from the exons ATGGTATATTCTCAGAGAAAAAGTCCAGGATCTCAGCGTCTGCTGCTATCAATTCTGCTCCTCGTAGCCTGGGAGTCGGGGAGTGGCCAGGTCCACTACTCGGTTTCCGAGGAGGCCAAACACGGCGCCTTCGTGGGCCGCATCGCCCAGGACCTGGGACTGGAGCTGGCAGAGCTGGTGCCTCGCCTCTTTCGGACTGCATCCAAAGGCCGCAGAGACCTTCTGGAGGTAAATCTGCAGAATGGCATTTTGTTTGTGAATTCTCGGATCGACCGGGAGGAGCTGTGCGGGCGGAGAGCGGAATGCAGCATCCACCTGGAGGTGATCGTGGACCGGCCGCTGCAGGTGTTCCAtgtggaggtggaggtgaaggACATTAACGACAATCCGCCAAGGTTCTTCCGACAAGAACAAACACTATTTATACTAGAGTCAAGAAGAGCGGATTCCCGGTTTCCGCTAGAGGGCGCGTCTGATATGGATATCGGAAGAAACGCAGAATTGAGATACAAGTTACAAGCAAATGAGTATTTTGACTTGGATGTTAAAAAAAACGAAGAGGAAACAAACTTTTTAGAGCTAGTTTTGAAGAAACCAGTAGATAGGGAAGAAACGCAAGAACATCGTTTATTGCTGATTGCAATTGATGGAGGAAAACCTGAACTAACAGGTACAGTTCAGTTATTGATCAATGTTTTGGATGCGAATGATAATGCTCCAGAATTTGATAAATCAATTTATAATGTCAGATTACTGGAAAATGCACCGAATGGGACACTAGTTATTAAACTGAACGCCTCAGATGCAGATGAGGGTATTAATAAGGAAATAATGTATCTCTTTAACAACCTTGTTCTTGACAATGTAAAATCTAAATTTGCGATCAATTCTAATAGTGGGGAAATAACAGTTACAGGAAAACTGGACTACGAAGACTGTAATTTATATGAAATTAACATTGATGCTGTTGATAAAAGCTCATTCCCATTAACTGGACACTGCAAAGTAATAGTGAAACTGCTGGATGAAAATGATAATATCCCAGAGATGGTCATAACCTCCCTATCTCTGCCTGTGCAAGAGGACGCTCCACTGGGCACCGTCATTGCCCTGATCAGTCTATCAGACCTCGACTCTGGTGCCAATGGACAGGTCACCTGCTCTGTGACGCCTGACGTTCCTTTCAAGCTGGTGTCCACTTTCAAAAATTACTATTCATTGGTGCTGGACAGCAACTTGGATCGTGAGCTCTTGGCGAACTATGATGTGGTACTGACTGCTAGAGATGGGGGCTTGCCTGCCTTGTCCACCACGACCAGCGTGTCCGTGGAGGTAGCCGACGTGAACGACAATGTGCCTGCGTTCACTCAGCCAGAGTACACCGTATTCGTGAAGGAGAACAACCCGCCCGGCTGCCACATCTTCACCGTGTCGGCACGAGACGCGGACGCACAGGAGAACGCGCTGGTGTCCTACTCATTGGTGGAGCGACGGGTGGGCGAGCGGGCACTGTCGAGCTACGTGTCGGTGCACGCGGAGAGCGGCAAGGTGTACGCGCTGCAGCCGCTAGACCACGAGGAGCTGGAGCTGCTGCAGTTCCAGGTGAGCGCGCGCGACGCGGGCGTGCCGCCCCTGGGCAGCAACGTGACTCTGCAGGTATTCGTGCTGGACGAGAACGACAACGCGCCTGCCCTGCTGCCGCCCGGGTCTGGCGGAGGACCCAGTGCGCTGAGCCAGGTGGTGGTGCGGTCGGTGGGCGCGGGTCACGTGGTGGCGAAGGTGCGCGCGGTGGACGCGGATTCGGGCTACAACGCGTGGCTGTCGTACGAGCTGCAGCCGGCGGCGGGTGGCGCGAGCAGCCCGTTTCGCGTGGGGCTGTACACCGGCGAGATCAGCACGACGCGCGCCCTGGACGAGGCGGACGCGCCGCGCCAGCGCCTGCTGGTGCTGGTGAAGGACCACGGCGAGCCGGCGCTGACGGCCACGGCCACTGTGCTGCTATCGCTGGAGGACAGCGGCCAGGCGCCCAAGGCCTCTTCGCGGGCGTTGTCTGGTGCAACTGGTGCAGAGGCGGCGTTAGTGGATGTGAACGTGTACCTGATCATCGCCATCTGCGCGGTGTCCAGCCTGTTGGTGCTCACGCTGATGCTGTACACGGCGCTGAGGTGCTCGGCGCCGCCCAGCGAGGGCGCGTGTGGACCCGGGAAGCCCAGGCTGGTGTGCTCCAGCGCGGTGGAGAGCTGGTCTTACTCTCAGGAGAGGCGACAGAGGGTGTGCTCTGGGGAGGGGCCGCCCAAGACCGACCTCATGGCCTTCAGTCCTAGCCTGCCTCAGGGTCCCATCTCTACGGACACAGTGAGTCTCAAAAACCTTATAGAAATTTCTCgttat ATATAA
- the LOC128051710 gene encoding protocadherin alpha-6-like, translated as MPRQDFLMEINQQVFEMVITPEGRLRSRCLLLSFLLLAAWEAGNGQVHYSVPEEAKHGTFVGRIAHDLGLELAELVPRLFRVASKGRGDLLEINLQNGILFVNSRIDREELCGRSAECSIHLEVIVDRPLQVFHVEVEVKDVNDNPPVFPVKEQRVLIYESRLPDSFFPLEGASDADVGSNSILTYRLTSNENFALDVKTNSDDSTQIGLVLRKSLDREEVPEHNLLLMATDQGKPELTGTVKLLITVLDVNDNAPNFGQSEYEVKIFENSDNGTTVIRVNASDRDEGANGEISYSFNNLVPATVSNQFRIDANTGEIVIQGNLDYENMNLYKIRIEATDKGHPPMAGHCTVLVKVLDKNDNVPQIALTSLSLPVQEDAQFGTVIALISVSDLDSGPNGQVTCSLTPYVPFKLVSTFKNYYSLVLDSTLDRENVANYEVVVTARDGGSPSLSATASMSVEVADVNDNAPTFPQPEYTVFVKENNPPGCHIFTVSARDADARENALVSYSLVERRVGERALSSYLSVHAESGKVYALQPLDHEELELLQFQVSARDAGVPPLGSNVTLQVFVLDENDNAPALLPPGPGGGPSALSQVVSRSVGAGHVVAKVRAVDADSGYNAWLSYELQPAAGGARSPFRVGLYTGEISTTRALDEADAPRQRLLVLVKDHGEPALTATATVLLSLEDSGQAPKASSRALSGASEAEAVLVDVNVYLIIAICAVSSLLVLTLLLYTALRCSAPPSEGACGPVKPRLVCSSAVGSWSYSRERRQRVCSEEGPPKTDLMAFSPSLPACPVVADIGEHQDLKDDSLSKVSLSFHN; from the coding sequence ATGCCTAGACAAGATTTCCTGATGGAAATAAACCAGCAGGTATTTGAAATGGTTATTACACCTGAAGGTCGACTGAGATCCCGGTGTTTGTTgctctcatttcttcttcttgcagCCTGGGAAGCAGGGAACGGCCAGGTCCACTACTCGGTCCCGGAGGAGGCCAAACATGGCACCTTCGTGGGTCGCATTGCCCACGACCTGGGACTGGAGCTGGCGGAACTGGTTCCCCGCCTGTTTCGGGTGGCATCCAAAGGCCGCGGGGACCTTCTGGAGATAAATCTGCAGAATGGCATTTTGTTTGTGAATTCTCGGATCGACCGGGAAGAGCTGTGCGGACGGAGCGCGGAATGCAGCATCCACTTGGAGGTGATCGTGGACCGGCCGCTGCAGGTGTTCCATGTGGAGGTGGAGGTTAAAGACGTTAACGACAACCCGCCTGTGTTCCCGGTAAAGGAACAAAGAGTGTTGATTTACGAATCTAGGCTGccagattctttttttccactAGAGGGCGCATCGGATGCAGATGTGGGGTCAAATTCTATCTTAACCTACAGACTCACTTCCAACGAAAATTTCGCACTGGATGTGAAAACAAACAGTGATGACAGTACACAAATTGGGCTCGTGTTAAGGAAATCCTTGGACAGAGAGGAAGTGCCCGAACATAACTTACTCCTCATGGCGACTGACCAAGGCAAACCTGAGCTCACTGGCACTGTTAAGCTGCTGATTACCGTACTGGATGTGAATGACAATGCTCCCAATTTTGGACAATCTGAATATGAAGTAAAGATCTTTGAAAACTCAGATAACGGAACAACCGTTATCCGAGTGAATGCTTCTGATAGGGATGAAGGAGCGAATGGGGAAATATCATATTCTTTTAATAATCTTGTTCCAGCCACTGTTAGTAACCAGTTTAGAATAGATGCGAATACTGGCGAAATAGTTATTCAAGGGAACTTAGattatgaaaatatgaatttataCAAAATCCGTATTGAAGCGACGGACAAAGGCCATCCTCCCATGGCTGGTCATTGCACCGTTTTAGTGAAAGTCTTGGATAAAAATGATAATGTCCCTCAGATTGCATTGACTTCCTTATCCTTGCCCGTCCAAGAGGATGCTCAATTCGGTACTGTCATAGCCCTAATTAGCGTGTCCGATCTGGACTCAGGTCCCAATGGGCAGGTGACCTGCTCTCTGACGCCCTATGTTCCCTTCAAACTGGTGTCCACCTTCAAGAATTACTATTCACTAGTGCTGGATAGCACCTTGGACCGAGAAAACGTGGCGAACTATGAAGTGGTTGTGACCGCAAGGGACGGGGGTTCGCCTTCGCTGTCGGCAACGGCCAGCATGTCCGTGGAGGTGGCCGACGTGAACGACAACGCGCCCACGTTCCCGCAGCCCGAGTACACGGTGTTCGTGAAGGAGAACAACCCGCCCGGCTGCCACATCTTCACCGTGTCGGCGCGAGACGCGGACGCGCGGGAGAACGCGCTGGTATCCTACTCGCTGGTGGAGCGGCGGGTGGGCGAGCGCGCGCTGTCGAGCTATCTATCGGTGCACGCGGAGAGCGGCAAGGTGTACGCGCTGCAGCCGCTGGACCACGAGGAGCTGGAGCTGCTGCAGTTCCAGGTGAGCGCTCGCGATGCGGGCGTGCCGCCCCTGGGCAGCAACGTGACCCTGCAGGTGTTCGTGCTGGATGAGAACGACAACGCGCCTGCGCTACTGCCGCCCGGGCCAGGTGGAGGACCCAGCGCGCTGAGCCAGGTGGTGTCGAGGTCCGTGGGCGCGGGCCACGTGGTGGCGAAGGTGCGCGCGGTGGACGCCGACTCGGGCTACAACGCGTGGCTGTCGTACGAGCTGCAGCCGGCGGCGGGCGGCGCACGCAGCCCGTTCCGCGTGGGGCTGTACACCGGCGAGATCAGCACGACGCGCGCCCTGGACGAGGCGGACGCGCCGCGCCAGCGCCTGCTGGTGCTGGTGAAAGACCACGGCGAGCCGGCGCTGACGGCCACGGCCACTGTGCTGCTGTCGCTGGAGGACAGCGGCCAGGCGCCCAAGGCCTCTTCACGGGCATTGTCTGGCGCCTCTGAAGCGGAGGCCGTTCTGGTGGATGTGAACGTGTACCTGATCATCGCCATCTGCGCGGTGTCCAGCCTTTTGGTGCTCACGCTGCTGCTGTACACGGCGCTGCGGTGCTCGGCGCCGCCCAGCGAGGGCGCGTGCGGGCCCGTGAAGCCCAGGCTGGTGTGCTCCAGCGCGGTGGGGAGCTGGTCTTATTCGCGGGAGAGGCGGCAGAGGGTGTGCTCTGAAGAGGGGCCGCCCAAAACCGACCTCATGGCCTTCAGCCCCAGCCTACCAGCCTGTCCAGTAGTGGCGGATATCGGCGAGCATCAGGATTTAAAGGATGATAGTCTTTCCAAAGTAAGTCTGAGTTTTCATAATTaa